The Urocitellus parryii isolate mUroPar1 chromosome 13, mUroPar1.hap1, whole genome shotgun sequence nucleotide sequence AAGAGTCCTGATGCCCACACTATTCTTGCCCTTGCTACAGGCTCCACGCAGCACCCACCTCCCCTCAGGACATGTGGCCCCTGGATGCCCACCCACACCCCATATGCATCTGTAGGAAACCAGTGGCAAGCAGCTGCCCCCTGATGCCCTGCAGAGCTGCACCCTGCTCCTAGCCCCTGCAGGCCCAAGTGCCCACCAGTCTGTGTGATGCAGAGGACTGCAGTGGGGCCCACTGTCATTGTGCATTTTCATTGCTTTGATTGACATGTCTGCTCGTCATTGTTAGCTCTCATTGCTTTGATTGATGTGTTTGGCACTACAAAGTTAACATCTGGGCCCTAAAGAACATGGCTGGCTTTTTTGCACCTTGAGATTTGCTAAAACTCCCTGTGCAGTTAAATAAGTCTCTGGTCAAGGCCAGAGGAGTCAGCAGTGGGTGTTAGCAATAAAGGCCAAAGGTTAGGGACTCAGATTCATGGGGTCTTAGAGCTTATGAAGGAGGCAGCTGTGGTATAGAGGAGGGACCTTGAGTCTGACCcctccctccagcctcacccACTCCTGAGGGAGCCTGAAGAGTGCAGCTCCTTCCACATGGTCTCTAGGTAAGCCTTGCCACCATCAGCCAGGTTCCAGCTCTACACACTCTTCTTGTCCATGTCCAGGGAACATAAATGGACCCCAAACCTAGAGGATGCTTGGAGACCATCTACTAAAACTAAATTGCATAAATCCTTTGACATAGCAAAAAATAACCTGGGAGTTTGCCCTGCAGATACTCGCTTCTCAGTAAAGGCAGCCCACATGCCTAGAGAACAGAGTACCATCACTGCTTAGCAGCTCCACGAGGGGGTTCTGAAGTCCGTGCTTCTCACTTGCCCTGCCAGTTCAGACACTGATGCCAAGGCAGACCACAGAGATCATGGGGATAGGCAGAGACTGACACATTCTCAGTGACCAAGAAGCATGGTCTAAGGGGCCAAGGCTCCTTCAGTAGCTCAGCATTACTGGAGAAGGGTGAGAGGCTACTGAGAAGCTAGAAGCCCAGAACAGGCCAGAGCCCCAGATGCATAGCCAAGCGGAGGAGCAGCAGTCCTGCAGACACTgctccctgcagccctgcctcaGAGGGAGAcaagtacatgtgtgtgtgtgtgtgtgtgtgttgctggggattgaacccagggccttgtgcatgctaggcaagctaccaagtgagctatattcccagcccaacaAGAACTTTTTGAGTCACTAACAAAATGTACCCATTATTTGACGAGGCCCTTGATAAGAGATTGAGAGCACCAATTTGTGAGCATAAATTCCATTCATTAGAGCAAATCAGAATCTGGAGCCTTGAGGACTGGCTTTGGTCTTTGTCAGAAACTTCAAGCCCCCAGCCTCTGCCCAGCCCTGGCTGCTCTGTGCACAGTGCTCCCCTTTCTGCATGCTGTGGCTCAGGCCCTGGCTCCTTGGCTTCCAGGAGACCACAGTGGCTGCCACTGACAGCAGTGCTGCGAGGTGGCTTGAGCTCCTCGCACAGCTCAGCTCCTGTGGGGGTGGCAGCAGCAGACTGGGTGATGCAGGAAGGTGGGCCTGGCCAAGGGAACAAGGCCCAGCCAGCCACAGGTGGCTGCTGTGGAACCCGCCCTCTGTGCCTCACACCTCTGCACACTGGCCGAAGGAGTGGGCACTGCTCCCCAGACACAGCCTCAGCAGGTCGGCCTCAGGTGTCTCACAGTGCGCCCACCCAGGGCCACCACTCTTGTCATTGCCATCTGGTGCCCATGGTCTGAGAGCCTCTCTTCTCAGCCCTGGGTGGCATGGCTGAGGGCTTCTTTGTGCACCTGGCCTTCTGGAACCTCTGGCAGGTGGGGAGCAGCTAAGGATGGGGTTTGGCTGCAGCAGGCTCTGGTTTCTGGGAGTCTGGCCCCCTCTGGCAATGAGCTAGTTCTGCTGGTGGCTATCAGAGAACTCTTGCCCACCACCCTCTCTGCACcctgctctccttccttcttttgttttgcctGACTTTCCTACCCATGAGGCCCAGGGCTTATTTCCTTTTACTCCTTCAGTCTTCTGTCTTTTGCAGCCCCCTGAGTGAGAAGAGCCAAGATTAGCTGAGGCTGTGGACAGACATCCTGGGCTGCTGTGAACTAGCTGCCCCTCAGTGCCCGGTGTGACTGGAGCTGGGTCTGAGGAACAGGCGGCTTTGAAGAGAAGGGTGTGAGGAGGAGAGGTCCTGGCCAGGACCTCTCACCAGCAAGGACAGAGAGGCTCCCTAGTCCATGCAGAGTAGGCCACCATGAGGTGCAGACCCCAGGGAGCCAGTACAGAGAACACATGTATATCAGGGGTTCCGTGGGAGGGAGCCCTCCATCTGGGCCCAGAAACTTGTGTCAAAACTAAGAGGCTTCACATAAATGTGAAGTGTCGTGGGTGTTTTCTCCGACACAGGGAGATGGCCCTCTTCAGGACTCCAGCCACCAGCTGGCTGCCCCTTCATCTTCTTCCAACTTTCAGAACCTTTAGACGAAGCCCTTGGCACCCTCTCTGCCCAGTGAGGTCAGTCCGCTGTCTTACTCTGCCATGGTCTTCCATCAGGGCAGCAGCAGTGCCCCGTCTGGCCACGCGCCACGAATGGGCAGAACTGAGTCCTGAGGACACCCTCCATCAGGCTGAGCTGCTTGTGGTGCCAAGGTGCCAGGAGAGGGACCATGGTGTGGGGGTGGAGCTATCCTGGGACCCGCGAAGCAGCCAGTTCTCTGCCTTGCAGTTGGAATTGGAAGTGTGACAAAAGGTGGATCATCTGCAGGGACCCATCTGGGTGTCATGGAGGACACACAGTCCTGCCCTGGAAGCGCATGTCCcaggccctgctggccctggccctgctaAGGCTCTCAACCGGCCACAGCACCCCAGTCGCCCATCACTGGGTTTGGTGGCCAGGCAGGCCAGGTGCCTCTGTTTCAGGGAGGCGACTGCACCTGTGCTGACCGCAGGTGTGCCTGGGCCTCAGCCTGGATGGGCAGGCGTGGTGAAGTGACCCCTCAGTCTTGCCCATGTATCTGTGCTTGAGGACCCTGTAGCAGTTCTGCCAGGGCTTGGGAACTAGCAGGGAGTGTGAAGGTAGCTGggaggtctggggctggggctcaggggtagagcactggcctagcatatCCTTGGAAACAGCTGGTCTGCTGTAGGGGCAGGGCCTGCAGCCTGCGGTTCAGGCTGTGCTGGTGAGCTTTGCCAACTGCTGTGTGCCATGCTTCTCACTGTTCTCTCTCTGGGCTGTTTCAGAAGAGGCCGACCACTACAGCTTTGGGGCTGGCACCCTATCCAGGAAGAAGAAGGTGCTGGTGACCCTGAGGGAGGAGGGTCTCCGCCGTCGGGCCCACCTCGACATCAGCCTGCCCCATGACTTTCGGCCTGTGTCCTCCATCATCGACGTGGACATCCTCCCCGAGACGCACCGCCGCGTGAGGCTGTACAGACATGGCTGCGAAAAGCCTCTGGGCTTCTACATCCGCGACGGCACCAGCGTCCGGGTCACCCCCCATGGGCTGGAGAAGGTTCCAGGCATCTTCATTTCCCGCATGGTCCCGGGGGGCCTTGCAGAGAGCACTGGACTGCTGGCGGTGAATGACGAAGTCCTGGAGGTAAACGGGATTGAGGTGGCGGGGAAGACGCTGGACCAGGTCACAGACATGATGATCGCCAACAGCCACAACCTCATCGTCACTGTCAAGCCCGCCAACCAGAGGAACAATGTCGTCCGCAGCAGCCGCACGTCCGGCAGCTCTGGCCAGTCCACGGACAGCACTGCCAGCCACCACAGCCTGCCAGTGGCCCACGTGCTGCAGAACTTCCACCCCGATGAGATGGAGAGCGACGAGGAAGCTGACATCGTCATTGAGGGCACCTTAGAGCCTCAGAGTGTCTCCAAGATGCAGGGCACACCTTCAGGCAGCCTGTCTCGGGCCAATGGCAGCAGCCTCGCCCACAGGCTGCAGCGGGACCTGGCGCTGCACAGCCCGGGGCGGGAGAGCCACGGCAGCATCCACAGACTTCTCTGCTCCCTGAAGGCGGACCCCCGCCACAGCCTGGTCCTGCCGCAAGGCGGGGTGGAGGAACATGGGCCAGCTGTCACACTATAGGCCCAGAGGCTGGGTGAGGCAAGTGCTGCCTGTCCCATGCAGGGACTGTGGGAGCCAGTGGCCCTGGGAGGCACTGTGATTTCAGACGTGAAATTCCTAGCAGGAAAATGCTAAAAATGTATGCCAACTTAAAATGAGGACAGCTTGTGTCCCTTCCTCCTTGGTCACAGGCGTAGCCCTCTTCTCTGTGTCAGCTCGGcactattttatagaattttgcCCCACAACTTAACAGACAGGCACACCCCAGGCCAGGCCCCCATGCAGGTTCCAGCTCCTCTGAAAGATCTGAGTACAGAAAtaattggtttttaaatttcaaaagtacttcatttttttaaaagtaagcttTTGAAGTTCATGTTTTTTAACTCAGCTCACGTGAAGATGCCCTTTATGCTGCGCGGTTTCTGCTGACCTGCACAAGACTTCCCCAAGAGGACAGAGGGGCCAGGCCTGTGCCAGGTCCAGCAGCAGCATGCACACCAGTCCAGACCCCCACGGGCATGTGGGTCCCTACAGCAGTAGGCACCACCGTCTCAGGAAGCAGAGTGAAGGTGAGGCAGGCACTGCCAGAGGTGACTGCGAGCTGCATGCTCCCAACTTGTCCTTCGGGGAGGTTTCCGAGTGTTTCCTGCAGAGGTGGTGGACAAGGGGCCTCAGGCACCGGGACAGAGTTATCTCTGCCCCCACAGCAGCCAGCTCTTCCTGTCAGTTGATGAGCACATACTGACCTCCATTCCTAACGTCATGGTCAGAGGCAGGGGTTCTCTTGCTTTTGAGTCATATGAACATAAtggttttaacaaatattaaattcattGTCACTTTCCTTTAAACTTTTAGAAGTTTATTCATGTTTGAgtcaattaaattttatatgaagtATGTCTTCAGCTTAAATCCAATGTCAGGGAGAAAACATTACATTTAT carries:
- the Pard6g gene encoding partitioning defective 6 homolog gamma, with protein sequence MNRSFHKSQTLRLYDCSAVEVKSKFGAEFRRFSLNRHKPGKFEDFYQLVVHTHHISNTEVTIGYADVHGDLLPINNDDNFCKAVSSANPLLRVFIQKREEADHYSFGAGTLSRKKKVLVTLREEGLRRRAHLDISLPHDFRPVSSIIDVDILPETHRRVRLYRHGCEKPLGFYIRDGTSVRVTPHGLEKVPGIFISRMVPGGLAESTGLLAVNDEVLEVNGIEVAGKTLDQVTDMMIANSHNLIVTVKPANQRNNVVRSSRTSGSSGQSTDSTASHHSLPVAHVLQNFHPDEMESDEEADIVIEGTLEPQSVSKMQGTPSGSLSRANGSSLAHRLQRDLALHSPGRESHGSIHRLLCSLKADPRHSLVLPQGGVEEHGPAVTL